The Cannabis sativa cultivar Pink pepper isolate KNU-18-1 chromosome 8, ASM2916894v1, whole genome shotgun sequence genomic interval ATGACTTTCACAATACAAGGACCTTCGATCCTTTCTTGTTCGACACTAGCAGCATGCATGCATGCGGGACGTCCGACGTCCGTGAACCATGCAAGCACAACTCGTGAGGGTCTGGGTCTCAGTCAACCCGCATGTTGCTTATCTCGCTCTGCCCCATGTAGCACCTGCTCCTCTGCGTGGCTTCCATGGCCACCGTAGGCCATGGTGGTTGTCAAAGTTGCCCGCCACAGTGGTGCCATGTGGTGGTCAGTCATATCCCCTAATACCCAAAATATTAACtacttaaatataaaattttcacACTTAACAATAtacataaaatactaaaataattataaattaaaacttatctttcaaataatataacaattgaGAGAAAATATTACCTAGTTATATGAATAAAACAGAATAACTATAAAAAGATCAAAATGAAATTCatctgaaaaaaatatttttttaaaaaaaataataatgaaggGATGGACAAAACACAAATGACAAAATGACTAAATGAGTGAGCAAACCCACTCTTTGGTAATAAgctaatagattattattgttttttgaGAAATAAATGAGGACATTTCTCAATCTTGGAAAGTCTGGAAACCCAGAAATGGCTTTCCTTTAGGCAAAAGAATGGATCATTTTTTGGCTTTTGTTTTCCTCATTTCTCTTCTGTCATTTCAGACTTGATTACAAAACAAACTGATTATACGTTCAAAGCGAAAGaacaacaaaaatcaaaacacCTAAAAAGGATGAACACATGTTTTGATATCCTTAATCTGGCCTATCTAACtttgaaattgaaaagaaaGTTCAGTTCGTGAAAGATACGCCCATGCGAGATCAGTCCTGCTCCAGGGATAAATCCGATGAAATCAGATTATTTTCTCCTTTCGAAGTATCTTCATGCCATTTCAAGAAGCCTTCCTCAAGGGCCATTCTCATCCACTGATGCCGGCATCGCTCCATGGCTTCCGGAATGGTCAGCCAGCTTCTTTGGCGAGTACTTTGCTCTGGCCAAAACTGGAGCTCCTCCTTTACAAGCAAAGCAAACATGGCAGCTTTGCACAAACCTTCAGGGCAAAACTCATCTTGCAGGGTTTTGCTCTTGAAACTGTAGTAACCCAAAAAGTGCTGAAACAAACACAgccttaataaaataaaaaatatatactggCCAAATAAATCAGTCGAAAACTTGATACGGAAAATGCCTTTTGCAGAAAGCATGAAGTCAGTCCGATACTTCTGTTTTTGCTCAAACAAGTAAGAAGATCTTGGTATTACAGTAATAGTTTCATATTTTTTCACAATTATGAGGCATGAAGTCAACATTGCAAGTTGTTAGGAATGCTTATAAGAGAAAGAGATTGCAAATTTCCATGAAAAGTTACAGATACCCTACTGATAAAGATTTTGCAGCTATcgtaaaataaattcaaaacccTACTTTTTCAATGATCTATGACATACTTTCCCGAGACTAATGTTCTGCTAACTTTAGCTATCGTGAAAAAACTATATCTGACTAACTAGCAGTATGCTAAAAGAACTCCCTTCCTCCAACCAGTGCAATGCCCAATGCAAATCCTGTTTGTGTGACATGGCAAAccaatataatgtaaaaatttacATACAAGTGAAGACAACCTAATATCGAAAATCTATAAACACATAATGCAATGGTTGGAAAGGATATTGTGTCACTGTGTAAGCATTTGGTACACACTTTATGTGCACATATCATTACTCATCCTAGATATAAGCACCCCAACAGAGGGGAAGGGGTTCAAGATTTATATAGgtaaaaactttatttttatttttttgaaaaaatataggtaaaaactttattaaatggATGCAGACCTTCATACCAAGATTTATTTAGGTAAGAACTTGCAATTCTCAAAAAGGAAAAGATAGCCAATGCCAATTATAACCTTTTTATATAATTGAGCCAACAAGTTGAAATATAGGATTCAGTTTCTTCATTTATATTTCATTCAACATATAGAAGTTTCACTACACCCACACTATTCAATAAATAAGTTCTTTGCTAATTCTCATTTCAACAAACACCAATAACATGCACAAACACAATTTATCAATCATGATTCATAAAACAAAAGAGAGTCATTGATTCTTACCAATAAATCCCCTCTAACTCCAGCTTCTTCCACGGCTTCACGAACTGCGGCTTGCTCAACTGTTTCAtcgttttcccagccaccctaTGTTAAATCAAATGATTACTagcaaacaaaaacaaaatgaaGATTTTCTCACAATTCTTCCTTTTGGGTAGTTATTTTCCAAACACAGAATTTCTTGCAGCAATAGAGCTTAACAGTTTTTCTTTAGACTACTCTAAAGGAAAAAACTGCCAAATTGGGACTAAGAAGAAAAATACTATTTAGGTCTTCAATACAAATCCATCATAACCATTTGTCAGTTTCTTTGGCTCAAGTATCAACATATGCAATCAAATGTAATTTCTATAAACATATTTATGTGAATCAtggaaattttaaaaagtttataTCTGGTGTAGCTGCATAAGATGAATAGTGCTCATAATAATGAATACAAATTCTTTTTGAGAGAAAGATACTGTTGTAAAATTTTCCTCAactctcaatagtttagggaaATAAGGTACAAATGCTCTTTGGTTCTCACATATTACCAAAAATAGAGCAGGAATACATTCTGTATTCCTGTACCATTGGATGCCATTTAAACTTTATCCAAGGAACTTCACCATGGGAATACTTGTGGAACAAAGTGTTATTAAATACACTGATCCAAGAAAATTTAACAATTAGTATAACCAATTAAGCATGGTGGGCTGCAAGCAAGCTCTTCAGAATTATggctttttatatttttgaagcATGGTGCTGTTGATTGTAAACAAAGACAGAAAAACCAGCACCAGAGGTGTTAAATAACAGGTCCCAGAGCCAAAAAGGAGAAGTAATTCAGAAATGGATCAGTCTTCCTCTTCCTATTTCCTTTCTCTTACATTACATGCAAACACTAGACTGCCAATCAGATAAAAGAGCAAAATAGGTTTTTACCAAGTCTAGGGATGTCACCATTATGCAAAACTAAAAGAGCctattctctttttctttcttcttttttttttttttttttttttttgaactttgGATACCCTGCAGGCCCCACCGCCAGGTCCCAGGAGACAGCAGAGCATTTTTTGGTAGTAGCTGAGGTTCAAACCTTGGAAGTCTGCCCTAACTAAAGAACCCTTGCCAGTACATCAACTCCCTGGGGACAACTAAAAGAGCCTATTCGAAAACTAGAATAATGTAACATAGACGCTGTTTCTTGTAACACATTCTGAAATAAAACACTTCGTGAGAAAAGGCTTCAACTTTCAGTCAAtttcaaaacaataataaatagaaagatAACATggacatatttaaatcatttttttttaaaaaaaaaggctgGCCATAGTTCTTATGAAGAATGAAATGGAAATGACAATATAAAGAACCTACAATCCTAACTTAAAGTAAACAAAAGAAAGTTTGACGCCACCATGCATGTGTGAAAAACAGGTAATCTGCAACGAGCATTAATGAGGGTACATATGCATTTTACAAACAAATTGTACCTTCGGAAACACAAGATTAGGTCCACTAGTTGAGTTGATCATTAGTACCTCCACAACCTTGTTACCATTTTCAACACAGTTTCTATACCTGAAAGGAATACACCTGCCAAATTGCCAATGAACACAATTGAGACTAACAAGATTTAAAGTATATGGATTTGACGCAAGATATTCAATCAACGATTGAAAATGCCAATCTACCTTCTGGGTTATATAATACATTAACAAATAACTAAACGATAAAACTGATATATGTTAACACAGTAACTGTTAGACCCAAATCACATGAATATCTGCACATGTTCGAGTTAATATATACGCATATCAATATATTTGTTGGGTTACTCAACTCAGTGTACAGCTCCAATGAAGttgaattgaaaatttaaaaattggggAAAAGGTTAAGAAGTCAACACAACCAAGTCAATAGGTTTGAATTTTAGGTACAAAATATAATGATTTCCAAAGTTGACAAATAACATTAACCTGAAAACTGTACACGAATGCTATCATTCTTCCTAAACGGGAAAGCTAAGATCACTAATACCCTTGCCCAACCTATCACGGTATGGACCATTATTAAATCTTccgaaacaaataattaattacccaAAAACAAGACTCCCTCATCAAAAGTCATATCATTCCATAATATGAACACGGCTTATCACTTTCGTATCCATATAACTTCAAATCATATAATCCTCATCTACCTCTACAATCATGCACATTTACCCTCCATCCATTGAACAATATAATCACGCTTAAACAACACAAAGTAGAAAAAAGCAATAACCCATTTGATGAAAACGATTCCAACACATTCCACGCCAATGAACCCCTCATTTCCCTATCCCGtcctaatattaaattatagaaataataaatttaccAATTTGCAGTTTCGAACAATCAATTCcaacaaagaagaaaaacaagaaCACATTTTATACACACATACCCGGCGATGAGACGGCAACCGTCTTTGTATCGCTGCAATTGACGACCAGTACGAGCGACCAACTCCGCCATTTGGCCCTAAACGAAACAATAACCTCTCTCACTCTCTCGTCAAATCCGTACGTGTTGATATTATGATATTTCAACAAACTTGTAAATGAGGGGTAAAAGGAAGAAGATAAACAGCCATCTGAAACAtattccctctctctctctcgctcgtTTATCTCTCtctcgttctctctctctctcaatatattattatataacagAAAGGTCTTATTAATAGAAGTTTCTCTCTCTAAATCTAAAAATCTGAAAGAgggaaaaaagaagagaaaagacgAATGGGAGTGAGCCCTGAGGAAGGGACCTGCCGCATTTAAGTAGTTTCACCGCAATTTCTCAATTTTCGCGCCCATCAACCATGAACCACCGTA includes:
- the LOC115700940 gene encoding nudix hydrolase 16, mitochondrial, giving the protein MAELVARTGRQLQRYKDGCRLIAGCIPFRYRNCVENGNKVVEVLMINSTSGPNLVFPKGGWENDETVEQAAVREAVEEAGVRGDLLHFLGYYSFKSKTLQDEFCPEGLCKAAMFALLVKEELQFWPEQSTRQRSWLTIPEAMERCRHQWMRMALEEGFLKWHEDTSKGENNLISSDLSLEQD